TTGGCCAGCTTCCATATAATCAAGCTGAATTGGCAGAGTATCAAAGGCAGCAGTATACACGCGCTCGGCAACAGGTTTTGTACCTGCAGCTTTCCACAACGGTAAACTAGCGCTTAATTCTTCGTCAAATAATGCCCAAGCACCAACTAAAAAGATACCGGCTAAATTATCGATAGTCGTAACCGCGGTACCCTCAGCATCATTTACGGGATCTACATCGGTACTACCTAAAATGAGTTCCATCATTTGCGCCTGCAGAGCACCACTTTCACCAGTTACATAATAAACCGTATCGGCATTAAAAGTTGTACCTAAAGCAGTATTGGCTGCGGCAAGGCCGGCTTTAAAACCATTAATACGATCATTAAGATTTGCTGCACCACTTTCGCCACTAAGAATGACAAAGTTACCAGCTGTTCTGGTTGGTGTATCGGTAATAACTTTTTTCGCCAAGGCGCGCGCAGCTAAAGTGCCACCTTCGGTATTACTTACCCCAAGATAGGTAAAACGATCGCTTGCTGGGGCATCAGAGTCCCAAGTCATTACTTTGATACCTTTGGCGACAGCCGCATTAATAGTTGCATCAAGCGCTGTTACATTAGTTGCCGAAATGCCAATACCGTCAACCGGTAAATTAACCGCTGCTTCTAATACCGGTAGTTGCTCTTCAACAGTCGCATCTTTCGGACGTGCGGTGTCGTAGATAAGGGTAACTTTATCTGGACCAGCATCGGTGAGTTCTTTAGCTTTTAACAAAGCTCCTTGGTAGCCGGCTTTAAAAACACTGTTATCGACACCTTTTGATATCCAAGCAATTTTGTATTCTTTGGCTTCTTCTTTGTCGTCATCACCGCAGCCAACTACTAACACAGGTGCGATTAACAAGACCACAATCCATGTAAAGTCTAACAACCGGTTCTTATACTTACGCATACGTTGCTCCTTTGTTTTCGATGAACTGCGATTTACCACCCAAGCCACTCATCTTTTAGTACTAAAGGCAAACTATCATCTATTTTTTGTTTATTATCATTACCAATATAATAAATAGCTACAGTAGCCTGTGGACGATGATCACTACTTGTATATGTAATAGGTGAAGCCGTCAGACCCTCAAGATATACCTCATTAAACGATTCAAAAGAATTTTTCAAAGCTTCACCCTTGACTTGTTCCGGGGTTACACTCCCCAGTGAATCAATAAGTCGTTCTGCTGCAAGTTTCCATGCCATTACTGCAGTTACACCATAAACATATTCGATTACTTCATAATCAGAGTTTGATAAGCCTGCTGGTTTAAAACTCGACCATTGACGTTTTGCAGCCATTGCTTCTTCAACAATTGTCATTCCGGTAACCGAAGTATCATGATAAAAAGGCATAGATTGTATGCCATGCAACCTTGAACGATTATTTAGGCTGTTATTTAAGGCAGTAATAATAAAACGCTCATCAAATGACCAATTATTGGCTATAATTTTAACATCAAAGTTAAGTACATCATGATTATGTGTCTCAACTCTAATAGCTTCGATTGCGTTATTAATTGCGTTAATAGCTAGCTGAGCCGTTTTGCGAGTATTGCCAATCCATATCCAGTCAACCATCTGGTAATCGGCAACAGTATCTTTATGAACAACTTCGGCCTCTAAGTAATCATAAATAATCGTATTATAATCGGTCTGATTGCCATCTAATGACAAGACTAAATCGCGACCGATTGCTACCCCACTAATCTCATTGGCAATTTGTACTTTTGCAGCCTTTGTCGGGATAGAACAAAGATCATTACTGCAAGCAAAAAAACCAACCCGTTTGCCAGATTGTTCTGCTATATAATTCATGGCTATACGCGCTGCAGAAGAACTATCGGTAGGCTGAAAAAATACGTAAGGATAGCCATTTGATCCCAAGGTATTAGTAATGCTAGTCAGGTTAAATGTATTATCTAAACTTGGTACAGTTACCGAATAAGTTTTACTACTCGGAGCCGCGCAATCACCATTATTAGCAATACCAACAACAACTTGATTATCATTAGAAGCTGTTGGACCAATGGCTTTTAATGAAACATTGCCCAGAGTAAAAATTGCAGAAACCTGTGACCATTCTGCACTAAGCTTCCAGCTAGAATAAATACTATTACTTTTACCAGTATCATTACCACCATCAACATACTCATAATCGATTTGACAACCCCGTATACCGCCATTGTCGTTAAGTAGCTCTAAGTAATCGATAACCCCTGCAGTTGCAGGTATGCCAATCTCACTTATATTACTCGACTGATCACCAAGAATACGTAATTGAATTGTGCCTTCACAACGGCCTTCAGGAGCTTTCTTGCGATCTTCTATACCAAGTATCGCCCCACAACCGACGAGAAAAAATGTGCCTGCACTCGCTAACGCCAATATCCTCAAAATCGCTGCTTGTCGTAGTTTCACGATGATCACCTTCAACGTCTAATAACCGTTTCGTTACTACTAGTTGATTCTAAAACTTGCAAATTGCACTAATTAAAATGATGCATTTAATAAAACACTGGCGCCTTTATCGGTCACCACAGGTGTAACACTAACCGAGTCATTCACAAATAGTTTTGGTGACAGCGACGGTAATAAAATCATCACTATACCCCCAGCGGTAGCCGCTAAACCAACACTAGTAACAATTGTTGATAACATAGCTTTATCTTTTGCGTCTTTGCTTAGTTTAACCCCGCGAGTATCATAACATATTTTTCCTTCACATAATTTCTTGGCGTCATCGTTCTTAGTTTTTGCCTGGTAGCCAAAATAAAGGCCAAGGCCAGTAGCACCTACGCCAATAACCGTAGTTACAATACCCATGTTGCGAGTACGTTCTTTAGTGAAAAATGGGCCCTGCGCTCGAGCTGTGCCAACTACCCCGCCTGAGCCACCTTGCCCCTCGACTGGTGCGGCAGCAGCAGCTATTTTTGCGTCTTCAAGAACCTTTAAGCGTTCAACGGTTTTGCGCACTAATTCAGGATCTGAATCAGAGGCTGAAATATAACGGCGATAAAACTCTATGGCAGGATCGCGTTGATTAAGTTTTTTATCGTAAATGGTAGCAATATTAAAAAGTAACGCCCCTGCTGGTTGAACCTGGTAGGCTTCTAAATACAAAGCAATCGCGCCAGCATAATCTTTAGCTTGGTATTTAGCCATTGCTTTTTCGCTTAACTGTTCAACTTTTTTAACATCACCAGCAGCGGTCTCAGCAGCGCTAAGTTGACATGGGATATTTATCAGCAAGCCCACAACGCTTACTATACCGAGCCATGTTAATATCGAGCGTTGTTGCGAAATGATTCGCGGTAAGCGCCTAATTTGTGTATCCATTGTTACTCTCCCAAATACTCTTCAGTGGTCCATATAGCTATTATAAGCTTTCAGACCCTAGTCATTACCAAGTACCTTCACCTTAGGTTTTTTGCCAGATTCTTCTTCATCAATAGTTTTAATAGTAGGACTATCAGCTGTAATTGTACGTATTTTTGGTTTTATTTTTTTAGGCGGCGGCTTTACCGGAACAACTGGCTCTGGTTCTGGTGTAGTCGGTGTTACTGCTGTTGATGGCTCGCTCGGTATTATTGGTGTTGATGCATTAACTGGTATGGGTTTCTTGGGTGGTGTTAAACGTCGTGGTGTTCGTGCAGTGCGTGTTTTACTTCGCGATGAAGATGTTGCCTTCTTTTTAAGCTCTAATTCTACCAGGGTATAAAAACCATCCGGCCCCGTCGCTACCGCAGTATCGATCGCTACGTCTTTACGTCTATAATCATCAAGCGATAAAGTAAAAACTTGTAATCCTAAAGGTACGGTCAACTGCATCGGGGTATGGCCAACAACTTTTCCTTGCCATTCAACTTCGGCATCACTTGGATCACTATCAAGTCGCACCGTGGCCGATTGGACTGGTTCTGGTGGGGGTGGCTGTACAACTTTTGGTGGTTTTATAAGGTTTGGTTCTGTGCCTAAGTTGCTATTGGCATTAGTAGAATCTGCTGTATTTGCTGGCATCACTGCGGGTGCCGGTTGAAGTTGTACACCAGACCAGCGTAAAACAATACCACTAGCCAAAACTACTCCAACTGCAACAAAAGCAAGCACTGCCCCAATAGCTGCACCAACGAGTAAGCGCGACCAACGCCGTGGTGATATTGGTTCAACATAATTGGCCGACGATGATAAAATAAGACTGCGACTAGCCACTCTTGCGGCTTCTAAATCTGCATAATTAATAGCTGACGCAGGTGGTGGCACTGACGATGGTGATAACGATGGTGGCTTAACTGCCGATGCACCAAGCCACCCTCCAGGTCCCATAGAACCAGCCGTAGGTGCATGCTCGCCACTATCAACAACATCAAGGTCGTCAACCTCATCTACATCATCAACTTCTTCAAGTTCATCAGGATCATCAAGCCTGATAGCTTCGTCGATCCAGGCTATTGCGCAACGCCGAGCATGCTCAGCTTCTTGTGCAAATACTGTACGCATACGCTCAGCAATCTGATTTTGCGAGATAGTTTTGCCTGTAGATGCAAGATAACTCTCAATATCATTTTGCATCTCTTTGGCGCTGGCATAGCGCTCTTGCGGATTAATACGCAAAGAACGATCAAGTATATTTTGCAGCATTTCTGGTACGCCGCGTACAATACTATTTATATTCGGAAGCGAACCAGATTCGAATTTTTGCTTAACTACTTCTTGAGTGCCTTTAAGTAACGGCCCACGTGCAATAATCTCCCAAATCAGCGCACCAACTGCAAAAATGTCTGTACGATTAGTGATCGTACGAGAAGTTAGTTGTTCAGGCGCGGCATAAAACGGGGCATTGGGATCAGCTGAACCCTCACGTCGTAAATCAACTCTAATACCAGCACTTTCTAAGCCAACAACTTTAGTTACACCATCGTAAGTAACCACAATGTTGCGCGGATGAATACCTCCATGCACAATGCTTAAAAATTCACCTGCAGGTCCCCGCAGCTGATGTAAATATTCGAGGGCTGATAGAACATCTAAAACCATACGTAATAGAAGCGTATGCGGAAAAGCATTACGAATAGCACGTGACGCCTCTAGCAGTAAGGCAAAGTTCTGACCAGCTAGATACTCGCTTACAAAAGATAAGCTGTATGGATCACCCTCAACATCGTAAACAATGGCTAGATTGTTATGATTGGCACGTTTTAAGTTACGAACTGTAGTTAGCAAGCGCAATCTTTCGTCAGGTCCACCTAAAACCCCTGGCAGTGGATATCGTACTAAAACTAATTGCTTGCTATTGCCTGATCCTTTACAAGCAGCCACATTTACACGATGAGGAAATACCTCACCAATCTGGGCGATCAGCTGATATTTGCCTACATTGTCACCCATGATTACACCATACCCCTTTTTATAAAACTTTACTTAATGTTTTCATCATCCATAAAATGAATCGTAGGTTCTTCATCAGCAGCTTCGAAATCAAGCAATGGCTCAACTACTTCAACCTCATCTGACGCAAAATCAATACGCGGCCCGCCATCTGGCTCAAAATCTATTATATCTTCTGCCTCATTAGCTACTGTTTGGTTAGCTGCGTTAGCTTTTATATGAGCCTCAGCCTGACGTTTAGCAAATCTTTGCTCTGCTGCTTGATGTGATCTTTCATCTGCTGCCAACCTAGCTGCCTGCTGGGTTAGCTTTTCTTGGCGTTTGTTTAGTTCTTGCTCACGTGTATCAAGCTTAGCATGTTGCTTTTGCAATAAGGCTCTCTCATGCTCTAAGGCTTTTTTCTCATTGTCTAAACTATCATCACGCTCACCAAGTAATGCCGTTTGGGACTTGTTTTGTTGTCGAACTGTCTTGAGTTCATCTTTTATGGTAGTAAGCTCTGATTCTTTGGCTGAATTATTCTTGTGCAATTGTGAAGTCTCAGCTTGAGCAGAAATCAAAGCCCCATGTAAGCGGGTTGTTTCAGATTTTTCAGTGGTGAGTTCTTTTTGTAACTGATCAACCTGAGATTGCAATGAGACTATTTCACCTTGGAGCCGCGAAGTCTCATGGCGTTCAGAAGATAATTCGCCCTGTAATTTAGCTACTTCTGTTGCCGTCTTGCTTAAATCTTCACGCAGTTCAATCTCGCTACTTTCAGTTTTGCGTTGGATATCAAGCAAACGACCCATTTCTTCGCTGGTAGTGGTCAATTGTTTTTCACGCTCAACCAGCGCTTTTTTCACATTGGCCAACTCTTTTTCGTATCGTGCACTTTCTGCAGAAGCGCTAGCCTTGTGATGATGCGAAGCTTGTTCAAAATCAGCAAGTTGACTTTGTAACTTATCGGCATCAAACTGCGCCTGGGCTAATTTTGATTCTTGTTGAGCGATGGTTTTTTCTGCATCACTTAAGCGTGATTCAAGACGCTTAACTGCCAGCTCTTTATCACTAAGTTGTTTCTCAAAAGTTTGAAATGTTTTTTCAGTTTCGCGCTTATCTGTTTGCTGCTTGTGTTGTGCTGCTTTTTCAATTTCGCTAATTTGCTTTTTATTTTCTGCAAGTTCTTTTTCTGCTTGTTTCAATTGCGAAAGCAAGCGCTCTTTTTCTTCGCGGGCGCTGCGTAGCTGTTCTTCAATATTAGTAGCATTTTTGCCTAAAGAGCGTGTTTCATCTAATTTAGCTGAAAGATCTTGTGCTTGTTGACGAATTTCTGCTTCTTTTTGTTTAAGATTTGATTCAAGTTCAACAATCCGTTGTTCAGCAGTCTTTTGCGCTGCTTGCAGATTTTGCGTCTTACTATTTGCAGATGATAACTGTTGTTGAAGCTTTTCAATTTCTTGTTGATTTGTAGCACCACGCGCAATGAGTTCTTGATGGCTTTTATTCAACTGTTGATGTTCTTTGGCTACTCGTTCATGCTGTAACTGTAATTTTTCGAGTTCTTGAGTTCTTTCATCAACAGTCTTCTGCGCAACCGCCAAGCTTTTCTGCAGTGCTTTTTGTTCATCAGCTACACTGCTAAGTGCTTCTTTAAGTTCTTGTTTTATTTTATTTATCTGTTCGGTATATTTAACTTCGCGCTGTTCAATAGTTTTACGTTGTTGTTCGTGTTCTTTTTCTTGTTGCTCAAAAGTTTGCCGTCGCTGTTCTAAGGCATCACGTTGTTGTTCTAGGGCATTGCGTTGTTGCTCAAGATCTTGCTGTTTGCGTTCAAAACCTTGGCGCTGCGAAGCGATCGTTTTTTCACTTTCAGCCAATACCGCAGCACGTTGTGATAACTCATTTGCATGTTGTGTTAGCGCTTTAGTTTGCTCTTCTAAGGATCTTCGTTGCTGCTCTAGCTCTTGTTGTTTAGCTTCAATTTCAGCTACTTTAATTGCTAGTTCATTTTCAGTTTGGCTATGTTCATAACGTGCGGCAACACGCTTTTCTTCAATTTCGGATTGTGCCCGATCAACCTTTAATGCAAGCTTTTCTTCTTCTGCAGCTATGGCAGCTTCGCGCTCAGCAAGCACTGTCTCACGCTTTTCAAAAGTACGCTGGGCTTTAGCAAGCTCACGTTGAGCCTGCTCTAGAGCGGCTGCCTCTTGCTCGTTTTTAGCTGCTTGCAGCTTTTCTTGTTCACGCCAACGCGTAACACTTTCAGTTAATGTGCGTTGCTCTTTTGCAAGTTCATTTTGTAAGCGCTCACGCGTAGCTCGCTCTTGTTCAATTTTTGCTGCAATTTTTTGTTCTTCTTCGACTAAACTATTCTCTTTACGTTCAAGAGCACGCTGAGTTTTAACAAGTTCGCGCCTTGTTTGCTCAAATTCATCAAGCTGTGCTTGTTTGGCAGCATTAAACTCGCTTTCTTGGCGAGTAAGTTCTTTTTTTAGTTCGTTGTGCTGTCGGCGAATTTCTGCTTGTTGTCGTTTAAGCTCTGCCTTTTGATTTTCTAATTCTTCTTTTTCGTTTTGAAGTTCTATTAGTACTGCCTTAGCTTTTTCAATTTTATGCGCTTGCTTTTCTAACTCAGCCTCTTTGGCCTGATTTTCTTCGAGCATCTTGGCAACTTGCCGTTTTTGCTCAACAATTTCGGCTTTAATTTTAGCTTGTTCGGCGATCTTTTTTTCTTGCTCAGCAAGATTCGCTTCACGTTTATCGAAAGCACGCTGTATTTTGGCTAATTCTTGTTTTTCTTGATCCAGTTCAGCTTGCTTGCTGTTATATTCTTTTTCTACTTCACGCTGTAATTGATTACGTAGCTGTTCGCGCTGTTTACTTAACTCACGTTGTTGCTCTTGGCGGCGTAAATCTTCGAAACCTTGACGTACTTTATCAAGACGCTGATTTAAATCATTACATCCTTTAGCGCCAATAATTGGCTTTGCTAAAGCAATTACTGAAGCCGCTTCATCAGCCTCGACTGAACCATTTAAACCAGCTAATTCTGCACGATCGAGCAGTATTGTGGTAAGATTGCGTAAAATTTCTTCATCAGCCGAATTAGCTGCTACAGCATCTCGATATACCTGTAAAGATTCATCAAAACGATTGGTTTCGTATAAATGTTTTGCCAGAATTACGGTTTGCTCAGGCCGCCTTTGCGTTGGGGATTGATCCATAAGCTTTTTAATAAAGGATTTTTCTATAAACTCATGAACCGTTTGTATTACTTCTTTTTGACCCGAACAAAATTCAGCACCTGCACCACCATCAGAAATGTGACGCATGCGTACGCGTACTGAAAGTGGCTTGCTGCGCCCACTTAAATGTAGCTTTAATTCAATCTCTTCTCCGGATTTGAAGCCTGTTTTGCCTTTTAAAAATAAACCCGTACTACTTAAATTGCCGGTAAATGAAAAAGTACCTCTACCACCACGGTTATAGTCGGCGCGACACATCGACGAAAAACGTATACGTTTTCGACGGTCTTCTTGACGAATGCCTGCACCAATGGACTCAGCGTCGTTTTTGTTGGTTTTTCTATTTGTAGCAATCACTGACTTAGCTACCATGCGTTACGATATTACCGCCCACAACCCAAACATCAATTTTAACATTCATTATAGCATGCTGCCACGGATCATGATCCGAGTATAGATGATCCGCACACACAAAATAAAGAATTCGGCTACTTTAATTGCAAAATCTACGCATTTATTACTTTTCTTTTAGTAAAAGTAATTTACTTTCTTAGGTCTCTTGTGGCACGGTATGCCCGCGGTGTATGGCATAGCCGCTAGTAGTCACCATTTAAGGAGGTATAGAGTGAAAAGAGTTGCCCTGTTTTCTCTTACGCTCGCCGCGATCTTCGGTATCGCGTCATTGAGCCAAGCTAAAACCAAAATCGGTTTATCGTTCTCAGATTTCGCTACTGAACGTTGGGCTCGTGAACGTGATCAAATGACGAAGATTCTTCAAGACAAAGGTTTTGAAGTTCTCAGTCAAGAGGCTAACCATGATGCCAAGCTCCAAAATGACCAAATTAAAAATATGGTCACCCAAGGTGCTAAGGTAATTATTGTGGTCGCTGAAGATGGCGATGCGGCAGCAACAGCAGTTAACGATGTCGCTAAAAAAGGCGTTAAAGTTATTGCTTATGACCGCCTTATTAAGACATCAAAAATCGCTGCTTACGTGTCATTTGACAATGTTGACGTAGGTCGCAATCAAGCCAAAGGTGTTTTAGCTGCTAAAGATTCTGGTGATTTCGTATTATTAGGTGGCAGCCCAACTGACAACAACGCTCATCTGTTCCGCAAAGGCCAGATGGAAGTTCTCGATCCATTAATCAAAAAAGGCAAAATCAAAGTCGTTGCCGATCAATGGGTTGACAATTGGGACGCAGCTAATGCCAAGAAGCTAATGGAAAACATCATTACCGCTACTGGCAAAAAATTTGATGCCGTTGTTGCTTCAAACGACGGAACCGCCCTTGGTGCTATCGAAGCTATGCGCGCTGTTGGTATGGCTGGTAAAGTACCGATTTCAGGTCAAGATGCTACCGAAGCTGGTTGCAACTCAATCGCTCGTGGCGAACTCACTGTAACCATTCTTAAAGACACTCGTGACCTTGTTCCATTAGCATGCGATCTTGCTGCAAAACTTGCTAAGAAACAAAAAATCCCCGGCTTAAAGAACTTCAAACTTGCTGATCTTACCGGCGACAAAAAAGCCAAAGGCAATGTTGCTTGCAAGTTCTTACAAGTACATCAAGTTACCAAAGATAACTTGAAGAAGCTTGTTGTTGATAGCGGCTTCCAGCCCTATGAAGGTGTCTACAAAGACATCCCAAATCCTCCGGCAAAATAATTAGATTTTGACTATTTAATTATTGATGTGCCCCCGGCCCCTTTTTTGAATTAAAAAATATGAGGGGGCCGGGTTATTCTTGGGAGTGCATTGATGCAAGAGGACACTCTCCTTACCATCTCAAATGTTACAAAGCAGTTTCCAGGTGTTAAAGCTCTTGGTGACGTATCAATAAACATCAAACGCGGAGAAATTCACGGTTTGTGCGGCGAAAATGGCGCTGGCAAATCTACGTTAATGAAAATCCTTTGTGGGGTTTATCCGTATGGTACCTATGAAGGTAAAGTCATCTATGATGGTCAAGAGTTGAAACTCGGAACCAGCTCAATTATGCAAGCCATTAAAGAAGGCATTGCGATTGTCTACCAAGAGTTAACGCTTATTCCTAAAATGACGGTCGGCGAAAACATTTTCCTTGGCAAAGAGCCAATGCGCGGCCCTGTAGTTGATTGGAATAAGCTTTATGCTGATACTGCAAGCTTATTAAAAAAATATAAACTCAACGTTTCGCCTTATGATCTGGTAGAAGATCTTGGCATCGGTCAAATGCAAATGACCGAAATTGCCAAAGCACTATCCGAAAATGCTCGCGTTCTTATTCTTGATGAACCTACATCAGCCCTCTCAGAAGCTGAAGTGAACAAGTTGATGGAAATTCTCACTGAGCTTAAATCACAAGGCGTAACTTGTATTTATATATCACACAAGCTCGATGAATTCTTTCGTATAACCGATACCGTTACCGTTTTACGTGATGGCTGTGTAGTTACCACGCAACCGACCAAAGACCTAAGCATTGATCAGCTAGTAAGCTTAATGGTCGGTCGTGAAATGACCGAACGCTTCCCTAAAGGAAATCGCAAACCTGCTGAAGTGTTTTTAGAAGTTAAAGACCTTCATGCGACCGATCCAGACAACCCAAGCAAAAAAGTGCTAAAAGGCGTTAATTTATCATTAAAAAAGGGTGAGATTTTAGGTATTGCTGGCCTGATGGGCTCTGGTCGTACTGAACTCGTTTCAACTATTTTTGGCGAGTATGCTCATGTAGTTAAAGGTAAAATATTTGTCGATGGCAAAGAAGAAAAAATAAATAGTGCACGCGAGGCTATGGAGCTCGGTATTAGTCTTGTTCCTGAAGATCGTAAACGTTTGGGTTTGGTGTTAATGCAAACCATTTTGCAAAACATCAGTCTCCCAAATCTCGATCGCTTCTCTAAATTTATGTACATCAACAAAAATGCTGAACTTACCGAAACCATTAAGTACTCAAAGAGTTTGTCGATTAAAGCTCCCTCAGTGCATGTGGCGGTTGAGTCACTCTCTGGTGGTAATCAGCAAAAAGTTGTTATTTCGAAGTGGTTAATGTCTGAACCACGAATTTTTATTTTAGATGATCCAACTCGCGGTATCGATGTAGGTGCAAAATACGAAATTTATAAACTTATGAATCAGCTTGCCGAGAGTGGTTTTGCCATAATCATGATCAGCTCTGAACTTGAAGAAGTTTTAGGTATGAGTGATCGGGTTATGGTCATGTGGAATGGCCGTTCAAATGGCACTTTAGATATTGCTGATGCAACTGAAGAAAAAATTATGGCTCGCGCCACTGGCGTTGAAGTCGTTGAGGAATAAAAACTATGCTCGACACTCTTATTCAAGCTCTAAAGAAAAATCTACGCTCATATATTCTCATTATTGCTTTAGTAGCGATATGGCTAGCCTTTGGTATGGCCGCGCCAGGATATTGGACAGCTGACCACATCCAATCAGTAGTTACTCAAATGGCGATTATAGCCATTATGGCTTGCGGTATGGTCTTTGTCATTGTTACCGGTGGTATTGACTTGTCTGTTGGTTTTGGCGCGGGATTCGTCTCAGTTGTTGGTGCGGCGCTACTTTATTACGGCACCATCGAAGAGCCCTTAGTAAAAATGTTTCCTGATATGAGCGAAGGTGCCGTAGCTATAACTGTCACTATAGTTGTTATAATTTTATCTATTATTCTTGGTATTTTAATTGGTCTATTTCAGGGTTCGCTTATCGCTTATCTTAAAGTTCCACCTTTTATTGTTACCTTGGGTGGTATGTATATTTTTAAATCTGGTATTTTAATAGTTACCCAAGGTAAAACGCTTTTCTTCTCAAATGAAAGTTTTAAATTTATTGCCCAAGGATTTATACCTCCTATTGCAGGCTTAATTTTAGCGGCATTAGTTACACTTATCCTTTTTGTTTATGTGCTAGCTTCACGTAAACGCAAAATCAAACATGGTATTGACGTAGGCTCACTTACTATCGATATAATTAAAACATCCTTCAGCGCCTTGCTTATATTTGGCTACGTGTTAATCGTTAACCGTACATTTGATGAAGAAGCTATTCCTGAAATTAGTGGCGTTCCTTTTCTAGTTATCATTTTAGCGATTATTTTCACCCTAATGAGCTATATATCAACCAATACCCGTTTCGGTCGTTATACCTATGCTATTGGCGGTAATCGTGAAGCCGCAAGATTATCAGGTATTAATATCGATAAAACAATTCTCATGGTTTACGTGGCTATGGGAATTTTGGTCGCCGTTTCTGGTATCGCCTTAGCTGCTTATGTTGGCTCTGGCACTACTAGTGCTGGTCAAGGATATGAACTTGACGTCATTGCCAGTTGTATTCTTGGTGGCACTTCAACCTTAGGTGGTGAAGGCTCGGTCTTCGGTGCCATTGTCGGTGCCTTAATTATGCAGTCGTTATCAAACGGTTTGCAAATGATGAATGTAAGTTCAAACTTTCAATATCTTATCAAAGGTTTGGTGTTAATTTTAGCAGTCTTGGCCGATATCTCCATGAAGAAAAAACACGCTTAATTTTCTGCTTTAATTACATTATGCCAAAAAATTGCCTTACATAATAAATCGCGTAGTTTTTTGGTATAATGTCTCATCTTTTTGTTTTCAATCTCTTCACCATATTGTCGGTGATAATAGATATGATTACGAATAAGAACAGTTAAAATATGCAACTCAGGCATAGCAATTTTTAGTCCTAAATTATCCATTCAACCTACAC
This DNA window, taken from Deltaproteobacteria bacterium, encodes the following:
- a CDS encoding protein kinase, which gives rise to MGDNVGKYQLIAQIGEVFPHRVNVAACKGSGNSKQLVLVRYPLPGVLGGPDERLRLLTTVRNLKRANHNNLAIVYDVEGDPYSLSFVSEYLAGQNFALLLEASRAIRNAFPHTLLLRMVLDVLSALEYLHQLRGPAGEFLSIVHGGIHPRNIVVTYDGVTKVVGLESAGIRVDLRREGSADPNAPFYAAPEQLTSRTITNRTDIFAVGALIWEIIARGPLLKGTQEVVKQKFESGSLPNINSIVRGVPEMLQNILDRSLRINPQERYASAKEMQNDIESYLASTGKTISQNQIAERMRTVFAQEAEHARRCAIAWIDEAIRLDDPDELEEVDDVDEVDDLDVVDSGEHAPTAGSMGPGGWLGASAVKPPSLSPSSVPPPASAINYADLEAARVASRSLILSSSANYVEPISPRRWSRLLVGAAIGAVLAFVAVGVVLASGIVLRWSGVQLQPAPAVMPANTADSTNANSNLGTEPNLIKPPKVVQPPPPEPVQSATVRLDSDPSDAEVEWQGKVVGHTPMQLTVPLGLQVFTLSLDDYRRKDVAIDTAVATGPDGFYTLVELELKKKATSSSRSKTRTARTPRRLTPPKKPIPVNASTPIIPSEPSTAVTPTTPEPEPVVPVKPPPKKIKPKIRTITADSPTIKTIDEEESGKKPKVKVLGND
- a CDS encoding substrate-binding domain-containing protein yields the protein MRKYKNRLLDFTWIVVLLIAPVLVVGCGDDDKEEAKEYKIAWISKGVDNSVFKAGYQGALLKAKELTDAGPDKVTLIYDTARPKDATVEEQLPVLEAAVNLPVDGIGISATNVTALDATINAAVAKGIKVMTWDSDAPASDRFTYLGVSNTEGGTLAARALAKKVITDTPTRTAGNFVILSGESGAANLNDRINGFKAGLAAANTALGTTFNADTVYYVTGESGALQAQMMELILGSTDVDPVNDAEGTAVTTIDNLAGIFLVGAWALFDEELSASLPLWKAAGTKPVAERVYTAAFDTLPIQLDYMEAGQLHVLIGQKYWGWGYDTIQMIYNVLKGTKTYEKAWTDSGIDVICTEAGRSLMATMWDSYDFTQALPDCDLVAE
- a CDS encoding substrate-binding domain-containing protein codes for the protein MPAVYGIAASSHHLRRYRVKRVALFSLTLAAIFGIASLSQAKTKIGLSFSDFATERWARERDQMTKILQDKGFEVLSQEANHDAKLQNDQIKNMVTQGAKVIIVVAEDGDAAATAVNDVAKKGVKVIAYDRLIKTSKIAAYVSFDNVDVGRNQAKGVLAAKDSGDFVLLGGSPTDNNAHLFRKGQMEVLDPLIKKGKIKVVADQWVDNWDAANAKKLMENIITATGKKFDAVVASNDGTALGAIEAMRAVGMAGKVPISGQDATEAGCNSIARGELTVTILKDTRDLVPLACDLAAKLAKKQKIPGLKNFKLADLTGDKKAKGNVACKFLQVHQVTKDNLKKLVVDSGFQPYEGVYKDIPNPPAK
- a CDS encoding ABC transporter substrate-binding protein; protein product: MKLRQAAILRILALASAGTFFLVGCGAILGIEDRKKAPEGRCEGTIQLRILGDQSSNISEIGIPATAGVIDYLELLNDNGGIRGCQIDYEYVDGGNDTGKSNSIYSSWKLSAEWSQVSAIFTLGNVSLKAIGPTASNDNQVVVGIANNGDCAAPSSKTYSVTVPSLDNTFNLTSITNTLGSNGYPYVFFQPTDSSSAARIAMNYIAEQSGKRVGFFACSNDLCSIPTKAAKVQIANEISGVAIGRDLVLSLDGNQTDYNTIIYDYLEAEVVHKDTVADYQMVDWIWIGNTRKTAQLAINAINNAIEAIRVETHNHDVLNFDVKIIANNWSFDERFIITALNNSLNNRSRLHGIQSMPFYHDTSVTGMTIVEEAMAAKRQWSSFKPAGLSNSDYEVIEYVYGVTAVMAWKLAAERLIDSLGSVTPEQVKGEALKNSFESFNEVYLEGLTASPITYTSSDHRPQATVAIYYIGNDNKQKIDDSLPLVLKDEWLGW
- a CDS encoding ATP-binding cassette domain-containing protein, which produces MQEDTLLTISNVTKQFPGVKALGDVSINIKRGEIHGLCGENGAGKSTLMKILCGVYPYGTYEGKVIYDGQELKLGTSSIMQAIKEGIAIVYQELTLIPKMTVGENIFLGKEPMRGPVVDWNKLYADTASLLKKYKLNVSPYDLVEDLGIGQMQMTEIAKALSENARVLILDEPTSALSEAEVNKLMEILTELKSQGVTCIYISHKLDEFFRITDTVTVLRDGCVVTTQPTKDLSIDQLVSLMVGREMTERFPKGNRKPAEVFLEVKDLHATDPDNPSKKVLKGVNLSLKKGEILGIAGLMGSGRTELVSTIFGEYAHVVKGKIFVDGKEEKINSAREAMELGISLVPEDRKRLGLVLMQTILQNISLPNLDRFSKFMYINKNAELTETIKYSKSLSIKAPSVHVAVESLSGGNQQKVVISKWLMSEPRIFILDDPTRGIDVGAKYEIYKLMNQLAESGFAIIMISSELEEVLGMSDRVMVMWNGRSNGTLDIADATEEKIMARATGVEVVEE